Genomic DNA from Magnolia sinica isolate HGM2019 chromosome 4, MsV1, whole genome shotgun sequence:
aaaacttgattttttttacaAGGATCACCATCATACGTACTTGAAATCCAACCTAAATATCAGATGGGTCGTCACACTTTAGGCCTACTGATGTAGGACATGGATCGAGCACATTCCTAACATACATGGATAAGAAGAAACCAAACGAAATATTGACAAAATTCAGCATAGTTCAATCGGGTTGACAAATTTGGTCGACTAGTCAAAATTTCACTTATGTCCGTCTAAACAAGTTAAAATAGTGTTCCAGATTGCTTGTTGGTTGATTTCTGCTAGTTTAGATAGGTTAACAAATTGGTTTGACGGGTTGaaaatcacaaaatttctgatttaaATCTCTAAACACTTTTTGGTTATTTCAACTCGACAGGTTGACAGGTAGCGgaaatttacaattttttttctgaaattgtttccttatttgatcaAAACTCTTTGATTACGATTTAAAGGattaaactcatttttatgattcaatcaaaattatgaattaaaacttcttagaaattttatttcttcttatggattcaagattCTCGTGGATCTAAGAacgccttgtggattcaaggtagtTATCAatcgaggaagatggtgattgacctcatcacgtcctcccctgcgtcacctaCTTCATCTATGATAACAAGTCCAAGATGCCACTAagcatgtgtttggatgcactatcaaaatGAAATGCAATTATTAGCTATTTCCAATAGTATGGACTAtgtgggctccaaattgcaattatatTACCTCAAGATtgcacaccaaaaaaaaaaaaaaactgcaaattGAGGGCTGCTTCCTAACTATCAATACCACAAACACCATTCATTTTCTTGTCATTTCCTCTTGGTTTAAAATGAATATTCACAATTAGATTTGtctgtgcatccaaacacggccAAGGTAACAATCCAGCGGAATTGATGTCAGGCCAAAAAACCCACAGTTAGGTCACAGTTGGTGTTTGTTTGAAATGTCCACAGAAAAATACAATAGGATTATGCTCTTGACAAACTAAAATTATCAAGAACAACTGCAAATTGATAATCCAAATGCCCTCATTAACATTCATCAATCGTTCTGTATGCTGAGTCCACATAGACCAGGACAGCAAGTGAATCAGAAAAGCCATTAGAGAGATTTCTAGAGAATGTTTGGATGATAAAAACAGAACTAGAAACACTTGATACACAATGAGAGTCTAGCCCAAAATGCAATTACTGTTGCTTCAAGTCCAACTAGAAACACATGGAATTGCAATCAGGTGTTGCATAATCATTGAgaattcagggcctgtttgggtgcatTTTGCTAGAGGGTTTCTGCAAAAGGGAGTTTCAGGCCTGATTTTTTGGTAGACTCGACGAAAATCAATCAGGTTGGTTATCATAAATGGCATTTTGGCACATATATTCTAGCAGGATAGTGAAACAGGGGTTTGctaagtgcatccaaacaggccctaaatggtGTCAAACCCGCTTTCGTCATCTCCTCCTTACAGCCTGTTTGGAGACAGATCACTCTGATTAAATCCAATTTCATTTCAACCCAATCAATCTTGCTTTTGatcaagaaatgaaaaaaaaaaatgaattggaAACAAACCACTCTTTTTATCAAATTTTGGATATGCCTAACACTCAAATTTAGCCGATCAAGCTCTTTTCAAGACCAAACTGGCCTCTGAtgaattgaactgaattgcaattcaattcaaacaGGCACCCAACACAACCCAAGTTCTTAAAAATCAATTCCCCTCCCAAATGAATTAGCACAAAGATCAGACatagaaaaatgaagaaattacCAAATATAGATGGTGAAATCAGACACTATCTTGCAGTGAAAATGGGTTCAGCGTCTGCCGTCGGTTGTGTTCTTCTTGTATACTTGATCAGCAAACCTTCAGAAGTGAGGCCAGGTACCCACAAATCCCTAAAAATCACAAATCAATAAAACAGAAAATCAATACAAATTCAGACCTACATAACGGAAAACACAGTACAAATCCAAGAACCCAAAAATCCAATTGCGAAAGAAAACCTGATATACGGCTCCAAATCCTTCCATTCCCACTTCTGTCGTTCCCGGAACAGAGCAGCAAACCGCTCTGCCGGGTCAGACGGCAGTGCCGAGATGCTGAATTGCCGGACCCATGTCTCAATTCCCATCCTCTCTAGCAGCACTTCCCCCTCCAGCATTTCGAAACATGCACGCATCCCAGAAGGAATGCTCTGCTCCCATTCTTCCATAAAACTCTCCATCTTCCTCTTCCCTTTCCGCAAGATGCGCTTAGCGAAATGCAAGCAGACCCGTCTCTCGTCGAGGCTCCAGACACCTTCAGATTCAGTCCCGAACATCTCCAGACAGTGAATTACAATCGCCGGCGGAAACCCATCTTTTTCGAGAGCAGGCACGACCTCATCTCCCTTCAGCGACTTCAAAGACCAGTCGTTTAGGACCGAATCATGCAGCATCATGGTGAAAACCTCAGCCATCAGTTCATCATCGACGATCCTCCAATACCCATCAATCTCTACAGCGGAGACAGCCTGCAACCCGGATCTCAGTTCCTCGTCGCTGGCCTGAATCCGACCGGCAAGGTCGGACCATGTGTACAGACCTGTCCGGTCAGCCTCATCAAAATCGGGCTGGTACGGGTTTTTTGCAAGAAGGGATTTCAGCTTATCGAGCCTCGGGGCGATGTGGACGAGTTCCATGTGGCCGGGAGCGATTTTCAGGACGGATGTGGGTGTGGCTGCAGGGGCGGGTTCGTTGTGGGTGTTTGGATCGTTATGGGTGTTTTGGGTTGTAGGTGGGATTAGGAAGAGGTTGTTGGAGGTGGAGACGGATTTGAGAGCGTAGGTGGAGGAGGGAGTGCAGAGGACGGCATCGTCGTCGGGGTGGCCGCGGATGCTGACCTGGTTGTGGAGGAAGTGGGGGAGGAAGGTGGGTTCCACTTCGAGGAGGAGGAGATCATCGTGGGGCCCGAAGGATGGATGGTAGGATATGGGGATTGAGGAATTGAGTGGGAGATTGAGGACTGCCTCTGCCCCACCTTCGTCCcccattctctccctctctctctctctccccttcaacGAAAtcccaattctctctctctctctctataaatcTTTCCCGCGCGCGGGTTTTCTGTTGTATTTAGAAAAGGGCGGGAGCGGGAGAAGGATAGGATACAAGGCCGGCATCTGCATAGTATACGCAGATTTTTTCCAATCTCGCAAGTGGGCCCCGAAATTCTGTGATCTATACCATTGGTATGTTGTTTCCCAAAGTTGATGGACTGTGTCTTAAATATTTTGTTGACAATTGTTCATCTCCATTCTCGCCGATTCCTGCGTAAGCTAATAATAGCAAGTTCGGTGTGATTTGGATCGATTTGTGTGATATGTTTAGGAATTCGTGAAATATATGAAGATGATTTTATAATAATATAGTTGGACCACATCTCACAGTGCAGCGACATTCATATTAAATAATTGATTGAAGAAAAGTTATGTAAAAGCTGTTACAAGACAATTAGGAGAAATAGAAGCAAGTAAAGTTACATAGAAATCGTTAAAACAATAGTTCGAACATGCATCTAAATAGCTCAGGTATagctataaataatatataaatttaataaaaAGATTATCTCTACCAATCGAATCAAATCAATATTATCTTTCAATTGGTTGTTTTTAgtgtaattatttattttttgcttgaCAATTACATTATAATGTAATCCATAATAATAATTAAGTAGCTGTAACCTTCGATATTATTTAGATCTATGCTAATACACTAGATTCAATTTTCCATTTGAAAAGGTAACATGTAGTTATACTTTATGATTAACAATAAGTATTCctttcatgtttttatttttatctatatTCAAAAGCATTTTGaaatatatacatatgtgtgtgtagTTCATAGTAAGATGATAGATACTACCATTTGAATATCACAATCCTATTTATGTGAATAATTAAATAAGCAATTGATCTCATTCAATTTTAATAATATACTATATATCTACGTATCTCAAACCTTGTTATAGTTATTCAAATTGGATTAAGTTACAAATTCAATTCTAACACCCTTGGACATCACATGACTAAATGAGAAAAACAATGAACAGCCAGCAACAATAATAACATTTTATTTAGACTTATGGCCTACGCATAGACGGTTGATAATAAAAATAGAACAACAGTACACATTCACCTTAAATAAGCTACTAGTTATTTTCATTGAGATTCTATAATTTCGAATGTTTTTAATAATGTACCATACACTATGGGATTCAAAATACCAACCGTCTAGATTGGATAAATATGGGCCCTACTCGTGAGAATTGGAAATGCGTGTGTTATGAAAGTACGCTGACTACGCATGTTAAGAAGATCAAAACCgtcaaagagagaaaaaaaaaaaaaaaaagaagttttatACTCGAATAATACGCAGGCGCTgagaattgtacacgtggcactaAACAAATTCAAACCGAACCGGGGAATTTTTTGGTACCAGTTAAGATGTATCAAAGGCCAAGAATTACACTTCTTTTGTTACAAAACTATTGGTTTgggggacatttattggacggttgaaatgaaaaatatccaacggttctATAAAAcaggtgtccacgaatcagagagGATTGTTCAACCGCTTTGATTTGGGTGTTCTAATTACATAGAGTGTGGTCCACAATTTCTACTGTTTACTTTGAGTTtacatatgccacgtgtatactTTCTGAGTGCCTACGTATCAAGCATCATTGGCTGCTGCCTGAGTATCAAATAGCTCTCCATTTCAAaatgggccacggaagttttggttAAGGGACCCATCACCAGctagctagctgatgtcaaagatctgtggcccaccatgatgtatgtgttttatccacgccgtccatccaatttatccagataattttaaggtatctgtccaaaaatgaggcagatccaaagctcatgtggaccacagggaaacatggagattgaacactcaccgtttAAACTTAttagagccacaaaagttttggatctgtctgataTAGTGAGATTTACGTTTTCCCCTGTttaccgtggtgtggtccacttgagcttcagatcggcctgttcctaaaatgagctggaaaatggatggtcggcgtggataaatcacatacatcatggtcgcccCAAAGAGCTTTGACACGAGCTAGCTGGACGGTGTTGGGGTAGGGGTGTCAATTGGCccgcccgttgacagccctacgtTAGGGTCACCGGCCAAACCCATCTAGGATTATAATTGGTGTTTTCTGTTCATGCCAATTTGACTAAccttaatgaacggtttggatgacatcaAAATTTCACGGCTGGCCCACTAAGGTTTTAATGTGTGGTGTTCACGGTGGGCTTATTTGAGTCAAACATtcataaattatatatttaaatatagagTTTAATATCCAATAAGCCCGTCTAGCTCAGTTGGTAGAGCGCAAGGCTCTTAACCTTGTGGTCGTGGGTTCGAGCCCCACGGTGGgcgttaggtttttttttttaatgaggttctttgatatttgtgatttttttttctttttttctttttctttccgaCTTTAAACTCATCCCTCTGCCACTTCCTTTTCTTTTACTTAGCTCAAAGAACAAAATGATTCAGCACCTAATgctatccacattgtccatcccgTGAGAACcatttaaaaacaaaacaaaacttaaAAAATCAACCACATGCTTTAATGGTAGACGTCTCTCTcctaactttttcctttagtgtggcccatttgaatcacatgttagtttattttttttagccCCATATCTAACTCACGGTTGCACATctaatggtttgagtggatttATTGTACACATCCCCCAATTTTTTTTTGGGTACTTCAATATGAGAAAGTTTAAACATTAAATTTAAGAGAGAGAAGCCACACCCAAAGGCCACCGTACATTTTGGCCTAAGACCCAAAAATCAGAATAATTCGTGATTCAGGTGAACCGGAAAGAGTTTCGAGGGTGGGCAATGGCATCATCTTGTAAGCAGTTTCCAATCATACGGTCCACTTGAATCACCACGGATGGCACTGATGCTTGGGTAAAGggtaaaaatagatttttcacaCTCTTTTCGTACTAAAAATTGTGTATTTTATTGCATAGAAATTACTGACAAGTGTCTTTAAGTTGTCATTTGAATCAGGCCTAGGTGGGTCATGGACATGACATAATACCATGATCAAGGGCTGGTCTGTGATCGGATCCCATCACCTGGCTGGAAAATAATGCAGTTAGCTACACCCATCTGTTATTCAGAAAACGAAGGGATCCAGGTCAGGAGGTGTGGGCCCACTGAAACAGCATGGCCTTCTTATCTCAGGATTCAATTGAGATGTGGAAAatgatttgtggcccacaagagctACAGTCCTCATCCTGGCATGGGCCACCACTTGAAAAGTGAACAACCGATGGACGCTTGGCGTTTTTTGTGGCCTCGATTTTCATGATATTGTCATGTGAGCTCCATATATCCTTAATTCGTCAACGaatgtgatgggccccaccaaaacacTTTGTTTGAATAAATGAAGGGACAGAAAATCATGTTCCTTTGGCCACATCCA
This window encodes:
- the LOC131243711 gene encoding uncharacterized protein LOC131243711 yields the protein MGDEGGAEAVLNLPLNSSIPISYHPSFGPHDDLLLLEVEPTFLPHFLHNQVSIRGHPDDDAVLCTPSSTYALKSVSTSNNLFLIPPTTQNTHNDPNTHNEPAPAATPTSVLKIAPGHMELVHIAPRLDKLKSLLAKNPYQPDFDEADRTGLYTWSDLAGRIQASDEELRSGLQAVSAVEIDGYWRIVDDELMAEVFTMMLHDSVLNDWSLKSLKGDEVVPALEKDGFPPAIVIHCLEMFGTESEGVWSLDERRVCLHFAKRILRKGKRKMESFMEEWEQSIPSGMRACFEMLEGEVLLERMGIETWVRQFSISALPSDPAERFAALFRERQKWEWKDLEPYIRDLWVPGLTSEGLLIKYTRRTQPTADAEPIFTAR